Proteins from a genomic interval of Bradyrhizobium sp. CCBAU 53340:
- a CDS encoding GIY-YIG nuclease family protein encodes MYYVYILASRHHGTLYIGVTNSLQKRLDQHRAGKGSEFVKRYGVYRLVYAESFERAEEAIACEKQLKRWKRDWKIELIERDNPEWRDLSDLLV; translated from the coding sequence ATGTACTACGTCTACATCCTCGCCAGCCGCCATCACGGAACGCTCTATATCGGCGTCACTAACTCGCTGCAGAAGCGGCTGGACCAGCACCGCGCCGGCAAAGGCTCGGAGTTCGTCAAGCGATACGGAGTATATCGGCTCGTCTACGCCGAATCCTTCGAGCGGGCGGAAGAGGCGATTGCCTGCGAAAAGCAGCTCAAACGCTGGAAGCGCGATTGGAAGATCGAGTTGATCGAGCGTGACAATCCGGAATGGCGCGATTTGAGCGATCTGCTGGTTTGA
- a CDS encoding carbon-nitrogen hydrolase family protein, which produces MSEDRTFTAAMVQMRTGLMPGPSLAQATKLIREAAANGADYVQTPEVSNMMQLNRKALFEHLQSEEDDTSLKAYRALAAELKIHLHVGSLALRFSPEKAVNRSFLIGPEGDVLASYDKIHMFDIELPDGESYRESANYQPGETAVISDLPWGRVGLTICYDVRFPALYRALAESGASFITVPSAFTRKTGEAHWHILLRSRAIETGCFIFAAAQAGTHENKRETYGHSLIIDPWGEILAEGDVEPGIIMAKIDPAKVETARRAIPSLQHGRRFGVSDSKAGPDHLHLVRGSA; this is translated from the coding sequence ATGAGCGAGGACAGGACCTTCACCGCCGCCATGGTGCAGATGCGCACCGGCCTGATGCCGGGGCCCAGCCTCGCTCAGGCGACGAAACTCATCCGGGAAGCGGCCGCCAACGGCGCGGACTATGTGCAGACGCCCGAAGTCAGCAACATGATGCAGCTGAACCGCAAGGCGCTGTTCGAGCATCTCCAGAGCGAGGAGGACGACACTTCGCTGAAGGCCTATCGCGCCCTCGCAGCGGAGTTGAAGATCCACCTCCATGTCGGCTCGCTGGCACTGCGCTTCTCGCCTGAAAAGGCGGTCAACCGCTCCTTCCTGATCGGGCCCGAGGGCGATGTGCTCGCGAGCTACGACAAGATCCACATGTTCGACATCGAGCTGCCGGACGGCGAGAGCTATCGCGAATCCGCCAATTACCAGCCGGGCGAGACCGCCGTGATCTCCGACCTGCCCTGGGGCCGCGTCGGCCTCACGATCTGCTACGACGTGCGCTTCCCGGCGCTCTACCGCGCGCTCGCCGAAAGCGGCGCCTCTTTCATCACCGTGCCGTCGGCCTTCACCCGCAAGACCGGCGAAGCGCACTGGCACATCCTGCTGCGGTCGCGTGCGATCGAGACCGGCTGCTTCATCTTCGCAGCTGCCCAGGCCGGCACCCACGAGAACAAGCGCGAGACCTATGGTCACTCGCTGATCATCGACCCCTGGGGCGAGATCCTCGCCGAGGGCGATGTCGAGCCCGGCATCATCATGGCCAAGATCGATCCGGCCAAGGTCGAGACGGCGCGCCGCGCGATCCCCTCGCTCCAGCACGGCCGCCGCTTCGGCGTCTCCGATTCAAAGGCCGGGCCGGATCATCTGCACCTGGTGCGGGGCTCGGCATGA
- the grxC gene encoding glutaredoxin 3, giving the protein MTAAVEIYTRPGCGYCSAARSLLTRKKATFTEFDVAKNPSWREEMYDRAGQGSTFPQIWIGGAHVGGCDDLYALDREGKLDGLLESVKAVS; this is encoded by the coding sequence ATGACCGCTGCTGTCGAGATCTATACCAGGCCGGGATGCGGCTATTGTTCCGCTGCCAGGTCGCTTCTGACCCGCAAGAAGGCGACCTTCACGGAATTCGACGTCGCCAAGAACCCGTCCTGGCGCGAGGAGATGTACGACCGCGCCGGCCAAGGCTCGACCTTCCCGCAGATCTGGATCGGCGGAGCCCATGTCGGCGGCTGCGACGATCTTTATGCGCTCGATCGCGAGGGCAAGCTCGACGGCCTGCTCGAAAGCGTCAAGGCGGTCTCATGA
- a CDS encoding peptidylprolyl isomerase: MTTSFPVTTGLRFRHASALAGSLALALTLAFAGPLRAADDPVLAKVNGAEIKKSDVTMAEEELGPSLAQMDPATKDENVLSFLIDMKIVAKAAEDKKVADGDEFKKRMAFARNRLLMDSLLANEGKAATTPDAMKKVYEEAAKQISGEQEVRARHILVETEDEAKAVKAELDKGADFAELAKKKSKDPGSADGGDLGFFTKEQMVPEFSAVAFALEPGKISDPVKSQFGWHVIKVEEKRNRKAPDFEQVKAQIEQYVTRKAQADYVAKLRADAKVERMDQADASKDAKPADAAKPADAKPADAKPADSKMAPPAKK, translated from the coding sequence ATGACCACCTCGTTCCCGGTAACCACCGGCCTGCGTTTCCGCCATGCGTCCGCCCTGGCTGGCAGCCTCGCCCTGGCGCTGACCCTGGCCTTCGCGGGCCCGCTCCGGGCGGCCGACGATCCCGTTCTGGCCAAGGTCAATGGCGCTGAAATCAAGAAGAGCGACGTCACCATGGCCGAGGAAGAGCTCGGACCAAGCCTTGCCCAGATGGATCCGGCGACCAAGGACGAGAACGTCCTGTCGTTCCTGATCGACATGAAGATCGTGGCCAAGGCCGCCGAGGACAAGAAGGTCGCCGATGGCGACGAGTTCAAGAAGCGGATGGCGTTCGCCCGCAACCGCCTGCTGATGGACAGCCTGCTCGCCAACGAGGGCAAGGCCGCCACGACCCCGGATGCCATGAAGAAGGTCTATGAAGAGGCCGCCAAGCAGATCTCCGGCGAGCAGGAAGTGCGGGCCCGTCACATCCTGGTCGAGACCGAGGACGAGGCCAAGGCGGTGAAGGCCGAGCTCGACAAGGGCGCCGATTTCGCCGAACTCGCCAAGAAGAAGTCCAAGGATCCGGGCTCCGCCGACGGCGGCGACCTTGGCTTCTTCACCAAGGAACAGATGGTGCCGGAATTCTCGGCCGTCGCATTCGCGCTGGAGCCGGGCAAGATCTCCGACCCCGTGAAGTCCCAGTTCGGCTGGCATGTCATCAAGGTCGAGGAAAAGCGCAACCGCAAGGCGCCCGACTTCGAGCAGGTCAAGGCCCAGATCGAGCAGTACGTCACCCGCAAGGCCCAGGCCGACTACGTCGCCAAGCTCCGCGCCGACGCGAAGGTCGAGCGCATGGACCAGGCGGACGCGTCCAAGGACGCCAAGCCGGCTGACGCGGCCAAGCCTGCCGATGCGAAGCCTGCCGATGCGAAGCCCGCCGACAGCAAAATGGCGCCTCCCGCCAAGAAGTAA
- a CDS encoding DUF1178 family protein: MIRYALHCDRNHEFESWFQSSSAYDSQVKRKLVTCPICGSAKVDKAIMAPRIVGKKGRATPPAEPVAATAPEAAPSGPTSLMMAQERELRAKLKELRDHIVKNADNVGERFATEARAMHYGDKEHRPIYGEASPDEAKSLIEEGIEVSPLPTLPEDRN; the protein is encoded by the coding sequence ATGATCCGCTACGCGCTTCACTGCGACCGCAACCACGAGTTCGAGAGCTGGTTTCAGAGCTCGTCGGCCTATGATTCGCAGGTGAAGCGCAAGCTCGTGACCTGTCCGATCTGCGGCTCGGCCAAGGTCGACAAGGCGATCATGGCGCCGCGCATCGTCGGCAAGAAGGGACGTGCAACGCCGCCGGCAGAGCCTGTCGCGGCCACCGCGCCCGAGGCTGCACCGTCCGGACCGACCTCGCTGATGATGGCGCAGGAGCGCGAGCTGCGCGCCAAGCTGAAGGAGCTGCGCGACCACATCGTCAAGAACGCCGACAATGTCGGCGAGCGCTTCGCGACCGAAGCCCGCGCGATGCATTACGGCGACAAGGAGCACCGCCCGATCTACGGCGAGGCCTCGCCGGACGAGGCAAAATCGCTGATCGAGGAAGGTATCGAAGTGTCGCCGTTGCCGACACTGCCGGAAGACAGGAATTAG
- a CDS encoding ComF family protein, whose amino-acid sequence MEADAAPSRSITAPLRTVWTVGRHVVSRVAKLALDIALPTLCVACREPVDGEGVCATCWAKLSFIERPYCPRLGIPFVYDPGPDMLSMEAIASPPAYMRARAAVRYDDVARTLVHALKYQDRTDLAPAMGRWMARAGGELLAGADMLVPVPLHWRRAWRRRYNQSGALAHIIARQSGVKVRAEVLRRVRATKQQIGLSRAQRATNVQGAFQVSPDRQAEIQGQRIVLVDDVLTSGATLDACARALLRAKAAQVDVLVFARVVEIR is encoded by the coding sequence ATGGAAGCCGACGCCGCCCCTTCCCGCTCCATCACTGCACCGCTGCGCACGGTGTGGACCGTCGGCCGCCACGTCGTGTCGCGCGTGGCAAAACTCGCGCTCGACATCGCGCTGCCGACCTTGTGCGTGGCCTGCCGCGAACCAGTCGATGGCGAGGGAGTGTGCGCGACGTGCTGGGCAAAGCTGTCCTTCATCGAGCGGCCTTACTGCCCGCGGCTTGGCATTCCCTTCGTCTACGACCCCGGCCCCGACATGCTGTCGATGGAGGCCATCGCGAGCCCGCCGGCCTATATGCGGGCGCGCGCGGCCGTACGCTACGACGACGTCGCGCGCACGCTGGTGCATGCGCTGAAATACCAGGACCGCACGGATCTGGCGCCCGCCATGGGCCGCTGGATGGCGCGCGCGGGCGGCGAGCTGCTGGCGGGCGCCGACATGCTGGTGCCGGTGCCTCTGCATTGGCGGCGGGCCTGGCGGAGGCGCTACAACCAGTCCGGCGCGCTGGCGCACATCATCGCGCGCCAGAGCGGGGTGAAGGTGAGAGCTGAGGTGCTGCGCCGGGTGCGCGCCACCAAGCAGCAGATCGGCCTGTCGCGGGCCCAGCGCGCCACCAATGTACAGGGCGCATTCCAGGTATCCCCCGACCGTCAGGCCGAAATCCAGGGCCAGCGTATCGTCCTGGTCGACGATGTCCTGACATCGGGTGCCACTTTGGATGCCTGCGCACGTGCCCTGCTGCGCGCCAAGGCCGCCCAGGTCGACGTGCTGGTCTTTGCCCGGGTTGTCGAGATCAGGTAA
- a CDS encoding TadE/TadG family type IV pilus assembly protein translates to MRAALRTLTRRFVRDNSGNIAVIFAIACVPLITVIGCAIDYSRATQTRSKLQAAADAASVGSIAKASAAFAAAGSMTSDGPIPAGATDAQNIFDANRANLTGYTLNSVTPTVVKSGSTVTSTVTYSANINTMFLGLIGKSGLTVTGTSTSTVNMPLYVDFYLLLDNSPSMGVAATPTDVTKMVNNTSDKCAFACHDLSTSNNYYNLAKTLGVTTRIDVLRQATQNLMDTAAATETYSNQFRMAIYDFGASSATIGLRALFSLSSSLSSAKSAAGAIDLMGVYGNNDAYTADKDTQFSNVFPAINTAISSPGAGTSAAPMKYLFFVSDGVADESNTACLKTMYNSTFGNISPRCQSPLNPALCKTLKDRGVKVAVLYTTYLQLPTNTWYMAWIDPFNKGPYGPSPNSEIAQNMQACASPGLYFEVSPTQGISDAMNALFKKAVADARIAS, encoded by the coding sequence ATGCGCGCTGCGCTTCGCACTCTCACTCGCCGGTTCGTCCGCGACAACAGCGGCAACATCGCGGTGATCTTTGCAATTGCCTGCGTCCCGCTGATCACCGTGATCGGCTGTGCCATCGACTATTCCCGCGCCACCCAGACGCGGTCCAAGCTGCAGGCCGCGGCCGATGCAGCCAGCGTCGGCTCGATCGCCAAGGCCTCGGCGGCCTTCGCGGCGGCGGGCTCGATGACGTCGGACGGCCCGATTCCCGCCGGGGCGACCGATGCTCAGAACATCTTCGATGCCAACCGCGCCAATTTGACCGGCTACACGCTCAACAGCGTCACGCCGACCGTGGTCAAGAGCGGCTCGACCGTCACCTCGACCGTGACGTACAGCGCCAACATCAACACGATGTTCCTTGGCCTGATCGGCAAGAGCGGGCTGACCGTGACCGGCACGTCGACCTCGACGGTCAACATGCCCCTCTATGTCGATTTCTATCTGCTGCTGGACAATTCACCGTCGATGGGGGTGGCGGCGACACCGACGGACGTCACCAAGATGGTCAACAATACGTCGGACAAATGCGCCTTCGCCTGCCACGATCTCTCGACTTCGAACAATTACTACAATCTCGCCAAGACGCTCGGGGTGACGACGCGGATCGACGTGCTGCGCCAGGCGACCCAGAACCTGATGGACACGGCGGCTGCGACCGAAACCTATTCGAATCAATTCCGCATGGCGATCTACGATTTCGGTGCGTCGTCGGCGACCATCGGCCTGCGAGCATTGTTCTCGCTGTCCTCTAGCCTGTCGAGCGCCAAGTCTGCGGCTGGCGCAATCGACTTGATGGGCGTCTACGGCAACAACGATGCCTACACCGCCGACAAGGATACCCAGTTCAGCAATGTATTCCCGGCGATCAACACGGCGATCTCGTCGCCGGGCGCGGGCACGTCGGCGGCGCCGATGAAGTATCTGTTCTTCGTATCCGACGGCGTTGCCGACGAAAGCAACACCGCCTGCCTCAAGACGATGTACAACTCAACATTCGGCAACATCTCGCCACGTTGCCAGTCGCCGCTCAATCCCGCACTCTGCAAGACGTTGAAGGACCGCGGCGTCAAGGTCGCGGTGCTCTACACCACTTATCTGCAGCTGCCGACCAACACCTGGTACATGGCCTGGATCGACCCGTTCAACAAGGGGCCGTACGGGCCCTCGCCGAACAGCGAGATCGCGCAGAACATGCAGGCTTGCGCCTCGCCCGGGCTCTATTTCGAGGTCAGTCCCACCCAGGGCATCTCGGACGCGATGAACGCGCTGTTCAAGAAGGCCGTCGCCGACGCGCGGATTGCCAGCTGA
- the ubiG gene encoding bifunctional 2-polyprenyl-6-hydroxyphenol methylase/3-demethylubiquinol 3-O-methyltransferase UbiG encodes MSMQQDTSASPSPPQGSTVDAAEIAKFSKLSAEWWDPKGKMAPLHRINPLRLGYIRDAACRKFERNVRSLNCLGGLRVLDIGCGAGLLCEPLSRLGAQVIGVDPSASNIAAAKLHAAKSHLSIDYRCTTVEEIDPRERFDIVLAMEVVEHVVDVGIFLKRCASMLKPNGLMVVSTLNRNWKSFALAIVGAEYVLRWLPRGTHEWNKFVTPDELTKYLLDNRLVITEQTGVVYSPFADKWTLSSDMDVNYMVVAEGMV; translated from the coding sequence ATGAGCATGCAGCAAGATACTTCCGCATCACCAAGTCCCCCGCAGGGCTCGACCGTCGACGCCGCCGAGATCGCGAAATTCTCAAAACTCTCGGCCGAGTGGTGGGACCCCAAGGGCAAGATGGCGCCGCTGCACCGGATCAATCCGCTGCGGCTCGGCTATATCCGTGACGCCGCCTGCCGCAAGTTCGAGCGCAACGTGCGCAGCCTCAACTGCCTCGGTGGTCTGCGCGTGCTCGACATCGGCTGCGGCGCCGGCCTGCTCTGCGAGCCGCTCTCGCGCTTGGGCGCGCAGGTCATCGGCGTCGACCCGTCGGCCAGCAACATCGCCGCGGCGAAGCTGCATGCCGCCAAGAGCCATTTGTCGATCGACTATCGCTGCACCACGGTGGAGGAGATCGACCCGCGCGAGCGCTTCGACATCGTGCTGGCGATGGAGGTGGTCGAGCACGTCGTCGATGTCGGCATCTTCCTCAAGCGCTGCGCCTCGATGCTGAAACCGAACGGCCTGATGGTGGTGTCCACGCTCAACCGCAATTGGAAGAGCTTCGCGCTCGCCATCGTCGGCGCCGAATACGTCCTGCGCTGGCTGCCGCGCGGCACCCACGAATGGAACAAGTTCGTCACGCCGGACGAACTGACCAAATATCTCCTCGACAACCGCCTCGTCATCACCGAGCAGACCGGCGTCGTTTACTCCCCCTTCGCCGACAAATGGACGCTCTCGTCCGATATGGACGTGAACTACATGGTGGTGGCGGAAGGGATGGTGTGA
- the mutT gene encoding 8-oxo-dGTP diphosphatase MutT, whose protein sequence is MADLKLTLVVACALVDTDKRVLIAQRPEGKTLAGLWEFPGGKLEPGERPEQSLIRELNEELGITVAEPCLAPLTFASYGYETFHLLMPLYICRRWEGQVTPREGQTLAWVRANKLRDYPMPPADIPLIPHLIDLLM, encoded by the coding sequence ATGGCCGATTTGAAACTGACCCTGGTGGTGGCGTGCGCGCTCGTCGACACCGACAAGCGCGTCCTGATCGCGCAGCGCCCCGAAGGCAAGACGCTGGCTGGCCTCTGGGAATTTCCCGGCGGCAAGCTCGAACCCGGCGAACGGCCCGAGCAGAGCCTGATCCGCGAGCTCAACGAGGAGCTCGGCATCACCGTCGCCGAACCGTGCCTCGCGCCGCTCACCTTTGCGAGCTACGGCTACGAGACCTTTCATCTGTTGATGCCGCTCTACATCTGCCGTCGCTGGGAAGGCCAGGTCACGCCGCGCGAAGGCCAGACCCTCGCCTGGGTCCGCGCCAACAAGCTGCGCGACTACCCGATGCCGCCTGCGGACATTCCGCTGATCCCGCATTTGATTGATTTGCTGATGTGA
- the argJ gene encoding bifunctional glutamate N-acetyltransferase/amino-acid acetyltransferase ArgJ, protein MSSSVSPLAPKNVPDMPVIAGVRLATAEAGIRYKNRTDVLLAIMDKGTAVAGVFTKSKCPSAPVEWCRAKLKGGKARALVVNSGNANAFTGKTGRASTALTAKIAAKAVGCSESEIFLASTGVIGEPLDATKFDGVLGRLAASAEAGDYLAAAKAIMTTDTFPKVATATVKLGKAKVTINGMAKGAGMIAPDMATMLSFIFTDAPIAPAALQALLKAGVEDTFNAVTIDGDTSTSDTLLAFATGAAAEHGAPKISRASDPRLKAFVKAFNQILANLSEQVARDGEGARKLVEITVEGAKTKASARKIAMSIANSPLVKTAIAGEDANWGRVVMAVGKAGEPADRDKLSISFNGIRVAKSGARDPSYDEAQVSEAMKAPEIAIKVSLGLGKGRDRVLTCDLTKEYVAINGDYRS, encoded by the coding sequence ATGTCCTCATCAGTCTCCCCGCTCGCCCCGAAGAATGTTCCTGATATGCCCGTGATCGCGGGCGTCCGTCTTGCGACGGCCGAGGCCGGCATCCGCTACAAGAACCGCACCGACGTGCTGCTGGCGATCATGGACAAGGGCACTGCGGTCGCCGGCGTCTTCACCAAGTCGAAGTGCCCGTCCGCCCCGGTGGAATGGTGCCGCGCCAAGCTGAAGGGCGGCAAGGCGCGCGCGCTGGTGGTCAATTCCGGCAATGCCAATGCCTTCACCGGCAAGACCGGCCGCGCCTCCACCGCGCTAACCGCGAAGATCGCGGCCAAGGCGGTCGGCTGCAGCGAGAGCGAGATCTTCCTGGCCTCGACCGGCGTGATCGGCGAGCCGCTGGATGCGACCAAGTTCGACGGCGTGCTCGGCCGTCTCGCCGCATCAGCGGAAGCCGGCGATTACCTCGCCGCAGCGAAAGCGATCATGACCACCGACACCTTCCCCAAGGTTGCGACCGCGACCGTGAAGCTGGGCAAGGCCAAGGTCACCATCAACGGCATGGCCAAAGGTGCCGGCATGATCGCCCCCGATATGGCGACGATGCTGTCCTTCATCTTCACCGACGCCCCGATCGCGCCGGCTGCGCTGCAGGCCCTGCTCAAGGCCGGTGTCGAGGATACCTTCAATGCGGTCACGATCGACGGCGACACCTCGACCTCGGACACGCTGCTGGCGTTCGCGACGGGCGCTGCCGCCGAACACGGTGCACCGAAGATCAGCCGCGCCAGCGATCCGCGCCTGAAGGCCTTCGTCAAGGCGTTCAACCAGATCCTCGCCAATCTCTCCGAGCAGGTCGCCCGCGACGGCGAAGGCGCGCGCAAGCTGGTCGAGATCACCGTCGAGGGTGCCAAGACCAAGGCCTCGGCGCGCAAGATCGCGATGTCGATCGCCAACTCGCCGCTGGTGAAGACCGCGATCGCCGGCGAGGACGCCAATTGGGGCCGCGTGGTGATGGCGGTCGGCAAGGCCGGCGAACCGGCCGATCGCGACAAGCTGTCGATCTCCTTCAACGGCATCCGCGTCGCCAAGAGCGGCGCGCGCGATCCATCCTATGACGAAGCGCAGGTGTCGGAGGCGATGAAGGCCCCGGAGATCGCGATCAAGGTCTCGCTCGGCCTCGGCAAGGGCCGCGACCGCGTGCTGACCTGCGACCTCACCAAGGAGTATGTCGCGATCAACGGGGATTACAGGTCGTAG
- a CDS encoding EamA family transporter, with translation MFTVTSLWIPFTVVAALGQVARNAMQRSLTKPLGTWGATNIRFLFGFPFSLLFLGLVLVATGDHIGMPPSVFWPWLLLGALSQIVATGLMLLAMNDRSFVVTTAYLKTEAIQTAIFGFVFLGDHLTWLKVLAIVIATVGVVITALRPGGEKSFAEMKPTITGLVAAAAFALSAVGFRGAIINVPGVSFVTAASFTLVLGLFVQTLVLTIYLLWRAPKVLQSILGLWKPSLLAGFMGAFASQFWFLAFALTAAANVRTLALIEVLFAQGVAYYSFKQPIALREIIGIALIVVGVAVLVGV, from the coding sequence ATGTTCACCGTCACCAGCCTCTGGATTCCATTCACCGTCGTCGCTGCGCTCGGCCAGGTCGCGCGCAATGCGATGCAGCGGTCGCTGACGAAGCCGCTGGGGACGTGGGGCGCGACCAATATCCGCTTTCTGTTCGGCTTTCCCTTCTCGCTGCTGTTTCTGGGGTTGGTGCTGGTCGCGACCGGCGACCATATCGGCATGCCGCCGTCGGTGTTCTGGCCGTGGCTGCTGTTGGGGGCGCTCAGCCAGATCGTTGCGACCGGCCTGATGCTGCTGGCGATGAACGACCGCTCTTTCGTGGTGACGACGGCCTATCTGAAAACGGAGGCGATCCAGACCGCGATCTTCGGCTTCGTCTTTCTCGGCGATCACCTGACCTGGCTGAAGGTGCTGGCGATCGTGATCGCGACCGTCGGCGTCGTCATCACCGCGCTGCGTCCGGGCGGCGAGAAGAGCTTTGCGGAGATGAAGCCGACCATCACCGGCCTCGTCGCTGCGGCGGCGTTCGCGCTGTCGGCTGTTGGCTTCCGCGGCGCGATCATCAACGTTCCCGGCGTATCCTTCGTGACTGCGGCCTCGTTCACGCTGGTGCTTGGGTTGTTCGTGCAGACGCTGGTGCTGACCATCTATTTGCTGTGGCGTGCGCCAAAGGTGCTTCAATCGATTCTGGGGCTATGGAAGCCGTCTCTGCTCGCCGGCTTCATGGGCGCCTTCGCCTCGCAATTCTGGTTCCTGGCGTTCGCGCTGACGGCCGCTGCCAATGTTCGCACCCTCGCTTTGATCGAGGTGCTGTTCGCGCAGGGCGTGGCGTATTACTCGTTCAAGCAGCCGATCGCGCTTCGCGAGATCATCGGCATCGCGCTGATCGTGGTGGGCGTGGCGGTGCTGGTGGGGGTGTAG
- a CDS encoding methyltransferase domain-containing protein codes for MIGVTSGMAQPPQTPPALFDRVLLHARQQRAQTQDPVSFLLDRVAEDMADRLAAVMREFHAPADLWTPGEGLAGLRARLPSIQRIALDAAGSEKLPFAPESLDLVVSALALQFVNDLPGVLAQIRRALKPDGLLLAAMIGGDSLTELRQSFAAAEAECEGGVSPRVAPFADLRDIGALLQRAGFALPVTDVDRVVVRYSSAFVLMQDLRRMGAANVLIERRRTPSRRATLLRMAEIYAERFADADGRIRATFDIIWLSGWAPHASQQQPLKPGSAKASLAEAVKKAGEG; via the coding sequence ATGATCGGCGTAACCAGCGGCATGGCTCAGCCTCCGCAAACCCCGCCCGCATTGTTCGATCGTGTCTTGCTGCATGCGCGGCAGCAGCGCGCGCAGACGCAAGATCCGGTCTCTTTCCTGCTCGACCGGGTCGCCGAAGACATGGCCGACCGGCTGGCCGCGGTGATGCGGGAGTTTCACGCGCCGGCCGATCTCTGGACGCCAGGTGAGGGGCTCGCGGGGCTTCGCGCGCGGCTGCCGTCCATTCAACGGATCGCGCTCGATGCTGCAGGTTCGGAAAAATTGCCGTTCGCGCCGGAGAGTCTCGATCTCGTCGTCTCGGCGCTGGCGCTGCAATTCGTCAACGATCTGCCGGGCGTGCTCGCGCAAATCCGTCGCGCGCTGAAGCCGGACGGGTTGCTGCTCGCCGCCATGATCGGTGGCGACAGCCTGACGGAGCTGCGCCAATCCTTTGCCGCAGCGGAAGCTGAATGCGAGGGCGGCGTGTCGCCGCGCGTCGCGCCGTTCGCCGATCTGCGCGACATCGGCGCGCTGTTGCAGCGGGCGGGCTTTGCGCTGCCGGTCACTGACGTCGACCGCGTCGTGGTGCGTTATTCCAGCGCATTCGTCTTGATGCAGGATCTCCGCCGCATGGGCGCGGCCAACGTGCTGATCGAACGGCGCCGCACGCCGAGCCGGCGCGCGACATTGCTGCGCATGGCCGAAATCTACGCCGAGCGCTTCGCCGATGCCGACGGCCGCATCCGTGCGACGTTCGACATCATCTGGCTCTCAGGCTGGGCGCCGCATGCCAGCCAGCAGCAGCCGCTGAAGCCGGGTTCGGCGAAAGCGAGCCTGGCTGAAGCGGTGAAGAAGGCGGGGGAGGGGTGA